Proteins encoded together in one Musa acuminata AAA Group cultivar baxijiao chromosome BXJ3-6, Cavendish_Baxijiao_AAA, whole genome shotgun sequence window:
- the LOC135641200 gene encoding uncharacterized protein LOC135641200, whose amino-acid sequence MDAQPAVFPGKRRTGAKSSEVKNGDGVKAPKKPPWQFVTAAQPRPKRAFGVARSTNVPVEKPHLTAKPRKVLAAAPPPPPQLPTGTRKIRAVCIQETKTAAVTKTSRKDEHQEAVGTPTSSTKPTVAGTPYLSALNCSKCKLDQLESSTYWLAQIRLAESTGKHFVSAAFFRLALECHAQPLHRLRIELRDYVTRHQVNSMESVWVDLSRAYGLGKGGLDSDLCDLIQNNSLLAEMNGSMDEPDVDLCNLDRGRVSLAEKDGCSEHDDVDGIAADKSLHDAAEAKANYGDEEKFGNMELIDSASIDTLTGNKCGDATNICCSSNKRVSSSPGKIETAKSCLSTGKDMVVGSVVTQEMSKASANNAARSNHGVGRRNRSCQDTSKNRETDA is encoded by the exons ATGGACGCTCAGCCCGCCGTCTTCCCTG GGAAGCGCAGAACGGGCGCAAAGTCTTCCGAAGTAAAGAATGGCGACGGGGTCAAGGCTCCCAAGAAACCCCCATGGCAGTTCGTCACCGCCGCTCAACCCAG GCCGAAGCGTGCTTTTGGCGTCGCGAGGAGCACGAATGTTCCCGTCGAGAAGCCTCACCTCACCGCCAAGCCCCGGAAAGTTCTCGCAGcagcgccaccaccaccaccacaactaCCAACTGGTACTAGAAAGATACGCGCAGTCTGTATTCAAGAAACAAAGACAGCAGCAGTCACCAAAACCAGCAGAAAAGATGAACACCAAGAGGCGGTCGGCACACCAACGTCTTCGACCAAGCCCACCGTGGCAGGCACGCCGTACCTCAGTGCCCTGAATTGCAGCAAGTGCAAGCTCGACCAGCTCGAGTCGTCGACGTACTGGCTCGCGCAGATAAGGTTGGCGGAGTCCACAGGGAAGCACTTTGTTTCCGCCGCTTTCTTCCGCCTCGCGTTGGAATGCCATGCCCAG CCGTTACATAGGCTTCGAATCGAGCTCAGAGATTACGTGACGCGACATCAAGTTAATTCAATGGAATCCGTGTGGGTTGATCTGTCTCGGGCTTATGGACTGGGGAAGGGAGGATTGGATTCTGACTTGTGCGATCTCATTCAGAATAATTCTCTCTTAGCTGAAATGAACGGTTCAATGGATGAACCTGATGTTGATCTATGTAATCTTGATCGAGGTCGTGTTTCTCTAGCCGAAAAGGATGGATGCTCAGAACATGACGATGTCGATGGCATAGCAGCCGATAAGAGTCTGCATGATGCAGCTGAAGCTAAAGCCAATTATGGTGATGAAGAAAAATTTGGGAATATGGAGCTGATCGACAGTGCATCGATCGACACCTTAACTGGGAATAAATGTGGCGATGCTACCAACATCTGTTGCAGCAGTAATAAGCGTGTAAGTTCTTCGCCCGGAAAGATTGAGACTGCAAAATCTTGCCTTTCCACTGGCAAAGACATGGTGGTGGGCTCAGTGGTGACTCAAGAAATGTCCAAAGCCTCAGCTAACAATGCAGCAAGGAGTAACCATGGCGTAGGTAGAAGAAACAGGAGCTGTCAGGATACAAGCAAAAACAGAGAGACTGATGCTTA